A section of the Williamwhitmania sp. genome encodes:
- the trxA gene encoding thioredoxin → MRLSKYFATLLFATTIAFAGCAQQSGKSTEVASKDGIKHLDVKTFAEQTKSGVTLVDFWAPWCPPCRMMAPVLEDVAKEVNGKVTVAKVNVDVEQNKQLAAQFQISGIPTLILFKDGKEIGRFVGLQTKEFLIQQLSQVK, encoded by the coding sequence ATGAGACTTTCAAAATATTTTGCTACCCTTTTGTTTGCCACAACCATTGCTTTTGCAGGATGTGCACAGCAATCGGGGAAGAGCACTGAGGTTGCCTCCAAAGATGGCATTAAGCACCTCGATGTGAAGACCTTTGCAGAGCAAACCAAGTCGGGCGTTACGCTGGTAGACTTCTGGGCACCATGGTGTCCTCCCTGTCGGATGATGGCTCCCGTGCTTGAGGATGTTGCCAAGGAGGTAAATGGTAAGGTTACCGTTGCCAAGGTAAACGTTGATGTTGAACAGAACAAGCAGCTGGCTGCCCAGTTTCAAATCTCCGGTATTCCAACCCTCATTCTTTTTAAGGATGGAAAGGAGATAGGACGCTTTGTGGGACTTCAAACCAAGGAGTTTCTCATTCAGCAGCTATCGCAGGTTAAATAG